In Polaribacter sp. Hel_I_88, the following proteins share a genomic window:
- a CDS encoding 3-oxoacyl-ACP synthase III family protein, with protein sequence MYNSKITGLGYYVPENVVTNNDLKEFMDTSDEWIQERTGIKERRWIDPKTDDNTSSMGAKAARIAIERAGLTKDDIDFIVFATLSPDMYFPGGGVRVQDMLDMPTIGALDVRNQCSGFIYAMSVADQFIKTGMYKNILVIGAENHSGGLERSTRGRGVTVIFGDGAGAAILSRSEEKGKGILSSHLHSEGSHARELMLDGPATGRWVPEIIAENDPEDQSYFPYMNGQFVFKHAVVRFSEAIVEGLQANNLQKEDIDMLIPHQANLRIAQFIQKKFGLSDDKVHNNIQKYGNTTAASVIIALTEAWEMGKIKDNDLVVLAAFGSGFTWGSVVIRW encoded by the coding sequence ATGTATAATTCAAAAATCACTGGTTTAGGATATTATGTTCCAGAAAATGTTGTAACCAACAACGACTTAAAAGAGTTTATGGATACTTCAGATGAATGGATTCAGGAACGAACAGGAATCAAAGAAAGAAGATGGATAGATCCAAAAACCGATGACAATACTTCGTCAATGGGTGCAAAAGCTGCAAGAATTGCCATTGAAAGAGCAGGTTTAACAAAAGATGATATCGATTTTATCGTGTTTGCAACATTAAGCCCAGATATGTATTTTCCTGGAGGTGGAGTGCGCGTGCAAGATATGTTAGATATGCCAACCATTGGTGCTTTAGATGTTAGAAACCAATGTTCTGGATTTATTTATGCAATGTCTGTGGCAGACCAGTTTATAAAAACTGGCATGTATAAAAACATTTTGGTAATTGGTGCAGAAAATCATTCTGGAGGTTTAGAAAGATCTACAAGAGGAAGAGGAGTTACTGTAATTTTTGGAGATGGAGCAGGAGCTGCAATTTTATCGAGAAGTGAAGAAAAAGGAAAAGGAATTTTATCATCACATTTACATTCAGAAGGTTCTCATGCAAGAGAATTAATGTTAGATGGCCCAGCAACAGGAAGATGGGTTCCAGAAATTATTGCAGAAAATGATCCTGAAGATCAATCGTATTTTCCTTATATGAATGGCCAATTTGTCTTTAAACATGCAGTTGTTCGTTTTTCGGAAGCGATTGTAGAAGGCTTACAAGCCAACAATTTGCAGAAAGAAGATATTGATATGTTGATTCCTCATCAAGCGAATTTGAGAATTGCACAATTTATCCAGAAGAAATTTGGTTTGAGTGATGATAAAGTGCACAACAACATTCAAAAATATGGAAATACAACAGCAGCTTCTGTAATAATTGCTTTAACTGAAGCTTGGGAAATGGGTAAAATTAAAGACAACGATTTAGTTGTTTTAGCTGCTTTTGGTAGTGGTTTTACTTGGGGTTCTGTTGTAATTCGTTGGTAA